From the genome of Bacillus sp. 2205SS5-2:
AAATCATATAAGTCAAGGGATTCCTTCATATTCGAAAAGCCACAATCTTTGCGAAAACAGCCTCTCTAAAATATCACTTTTTCAGTGGCCTACATCTAATATGGCTTTTTCTATTTTTTAAGCACAATGTGGTTACGATTGGCATAAATGGCGGCTTGTGTTCGATCAGAAACACCTAATTTACTCAAGATATTGCTCACATGCGTTTTTACTGTTTTAACGCCAATAAATAGCTCTTTTCCTATATCTTGATTCGATAAGCCTTCGCCAAGACAACGTAGTACGTCCATCTCTCTCTCTGTTAAAGCATGATGTGGTTTCTTATCCGGGCTACGAAACATATTCATCATCTTACTAGCCACCTTTGGTTCGATAACAGCTTCGTCTTTCATTGCTTTATAAATAGCTGCTGTGACCTCTTCCGCACTTGCCGTTTTTAACAAATAGCTAAAAGCTCCGGCTTCTAAAGCTGGAAAAACCTGTTGATCATCATAATAACTTGTCAAAATAATGATTTTACAAGATGGAAGAAAATTCATAATTTCTTTAGTAGCATCGATACCGGTTCCATTTTCCATTAACAAATCCATCAGGATGACCTCTGGCTTATATTGTTTGGCAAGATTAACTGCCTCGTGTCCACTTTTTCCTTCACAAACAAATTCAATCCCCTCTTCAGTAAGCAAGTAGGATTTCATTCCTAGACGAACCATTTCATGATCATCCACAATCATCACTTTTACTTTTTCCATCACTTACTCTCCTCATCAAATGGGATTTTCATTTTTATATACGTCCCCTCATTTTCTTTTGAACGCAATTGAAACAAACCACCAAGCTCCTCGCAGCGCTCTTTCATAGATTGAACACCGTAAGAAGTCATTTTATGCTGATTAACTGAAAACCCTTTCCCATTATCACTAATATACAAAAGAAGGTGATTTTCTTTTTTTTCTGATAAAATTTGAATTTCCGTAGCATTGGCATGGCGTAGAATATTAGATAAGGCTTCTTGGACAATTCGAAATAAATGGGCTTCCTTTCCCTTCGATACGCCATCCAGCCCAACTAATTTTTCTACAAAATTAATTGGTGTGCGACCTCTTAATTCTGAAACCAACTTTTGAATTCCTTGCTCTAACGTTTCTCCCCTTAAATCGATTGGACGTAAATGAAGGAGAAGGGCTCTCATCTCTCCTTGGGCTTTTGAGGCTATTTCTGCTACTTGTTTGATTTGAGTTTCGGCATGCTCACTTTTTTTTTCTACCGCTTTACAGGCAGCAGCAGATAACATATTGAGAGCAAATAATTGCTGACTCACTGAATCATGTAAATCACGAGCTAAACGCTGCCGTTCTTCAATAACCGCTGCCTGGTGGGCTTTGTCTAATAGTTGTGATTTTTCATCTGCTAAGCGTTGAAGAGATTTCACTTGATCTTGCATATAGGAAGCCAGTTCATTTAATTCCTCTGTTAAGATAGGAAACTGACCTCCTCCCTCAGAATTCATTCTTTCTGAAAATTTGCCACTGCGTAGGATAGAGACAAAGGTTAAAACATCCTGAAAAGAATGTTTTAATGACGTTCCAAATCGAAAGCCTACAATGATATTCACAGTGAGTAAAACAAGAAATAAGCAAACAGTTAACCAAAGAGACTCCACAAGCGAAACCATCGGATCTTGAGC
Proteins encoded in this window:
- a CDS encoding response regulator transcription factor — encoded protein: MEKVKVMIVDDHEMVRLGMKSYLLTEEGIEFVCEGKSGHEAVNLAKQYKPEVILMDLLMENGTGIDATKEIMNFLPSCKIIILTSYYDDQQVFPALEAGAFSYLLKTASAEEVTAAIYKAMKDEAVIEPKVASKMMNMFRSPDKKPHHALTEREMDVLRCLGEGLSNQDIGKELFIGVKTVKTHVSNILSKLGVSDRTQAAIYANRNHIVLKK
- a CDS encoding sensor histidine kinase, with amino-acid sequence MRTENLFIWILKQYLFLALFGTVVFFVFLQLFLYLAQDPMVSLVESLWLTVCLFLVLLTVNIIVGFRFGTSLKHSFQDVLTFVSILRSGKFSERMNSEGGGQFPILTEELNELASYMQDQVKSLQRLADEKSQLLDKAHQAAVIEERQRLARDLHDSVSQQLFALNMLSAAACKAVEKKSEHAETQIKQVAEIASKAQGEMRALLLHLRPIDLRGETLEQGIQKLVSELRGRTPINFVEKLVGLDGVSKGKEAHLFRIVQEALSNILRHANATEIQILSEKKENHLLLYISDNGKGFSVNQHKMTSYGVQSMKERCEELGGLFQLRSKENEGTYIKMKIPFDEESK